A genome region from Pseudomonas helmanticensis includes the following:
- the rpsR gene encoding 30S ribosomal protein S18 — protein sequence MARFFRRRKFCRFTAEDVKEIDYKDLNTLKAYVSETGKIVPSRITGTKARYQRQLATAIKRARFLALLAYTDSHGR from the coding sequence ATGGCACGTTTCTTCCGTCGTCGTAAATTCTGCCGCTTCACCGCTGAAGACGTGAAAGAGATCGATTACAAAGATCTCAACACTCTGAAAGCCTACGTATCCGAGACCGGCAAAATCGTTCCAAGCCGCATCACCGGTACCAAAGCTCGTTATCAGCGTCAGCTGGCCACCGCTATCAAGCGCGCCCGCTTCCTGGCCCTGCTGGCCTACACCGACAGCCACGGCCGCTGA
- the rpsF gene encoding 30S ribosomal protein S6 has protein sequence MRHYEIIFLVHPDQSEQVGGMVERYTKLIEEDGGKIHRLEDWGRRQLAYAINNVHKAHYVMLNVECTGKALAELEDNFRYNDAVIRNLVIRRDEAVTGQSEMLKAEENRSERRERRDRPEHEGADSADSDDSDNSDNADE, from the coding sequence ATGCGTCATTACGAAATCATCTTTTTGGTCCACCCGGATCAAAGCGAGCAAGTCGGCGGCATGGTTGAGCGTTACACCAAGCTGATCGAAGAAGACGGCGGCAAAATCCACCGTCTGGAAGATTGGGGCCGTCGTCAACTGGCCTACGCAATCAACAATGTTCACAAGGCTCACTACGTGATGCTGAACGTTGAATGCACTGGCAAGGCCCTGGCCGAGCTGGAAGACAACTTCCGCTACAACGATGCAGTGATCCGTAACTTGGTCATCCGTCGCGACGAAGCCGTAACTGGCCAGTCCGAGATGCTCAAGGCTGAAGAAAACCGCAGTGAGCGCCGTGAGCGTCGCGACCGTCCTGAGCACGAAGGCGCTGATAGCGCTGATAGTGATGACAGCGACAACAGCGATAACGCTGACGAGTAA
- the rlmB gene encoding 23S rRNA (guanosine(2251)-2'-O)-methyltransferase RlmB encodes MSQLEKIYGVHAVEALLRHHPKRVKQIWLAESRNDPRVQTLVELANENRVQVGQAERREMDAWVEGVHQGVVAEVSPSQVWGEAMLDELLDRTDGAPLLLVLDGVTDPHNLGACLRSADAAGALAVIVPKDKSATLTPVVRKVACGAAEVIPLVAVTNLARTLEKLQQRGLWVVGTAGEAEVSIYDQDLTGPTILIMGAEGKGMRRLTREHCDYLVKLPMAGSVSSLNVSVATGVCLFEAQRQRGVKAKSGAKK; translated from the coding sequence ATGAGTCAGTTGGAAAAAATCTACGGCGTTCACGCGGTAGAAGCGTTGCTGCGTCACCACCCGAAACGCGTCAAGCAGATCTGGCTGGCTGAAAGCCGCAACGATCCGCGCGTGCAGACCCTGGTTGAGCTGGCCAACGAAAATCGTGTCCAGGTCGGTCAGGCCGAGCGCCGCGAAATGGACGCCTGGGTTGAAGGCGTTCACCAAGGCGTGGTTGCGGAAGTCAGCCCGAGCCAGGTCTGGGGCGAAGCAATGCTCGACGAGTTGCTCGACCGCACTGACGGCGCACCGCTGTTGCTGGTGCTTGACGGCGTGACCGATCCGCACAACCTCGGCGCTTGCCTGCGTTCGGCCGATGCGGCCGGCGCGCTGGCGGTGATCGTGCCGAAAGACAAGTCGGCGACCTTGACCCCGGTGGTGCGTAAGGTTGCTTGCGGCGCGGCAGAAGTGATTCCATTGGTTGCGGTGACTAACCTCGCCCGCACCCTGGAAAAACTGCAGCAGCGCGGTCTGTGGGTTGTCGGCACAGCAGGCGAAGCTGAAGTCAGCATCTACGACCAGGATCTGACGGGCCCGACCATTCTGATCATGGGCGCCGAAGGCAAAGGCATGCGTCGCCTGACCCGCGAACACTGCGACTACCTGGTGAAACTGCCGATGGCCGGCAGCGTCAGCAGCCTTAACGTCTCGGTCGCGACGGGCGTCTGTCTGTTCGAAGCTCAGCGTCAGCGCGGCGTAAAAGCCAAGTCAGGCGCGAAGAAATAA
- the rnr gene encoding ribonuclease R, protein MADWQSLDPEAAREAEKYENPIPSRELILAHLADRGSPAAREQLVEEFGLTTEDQIEALRRRLRAMERDAQLIYTRRGTYAPVDKLDLILGRISGHRDGFGFLVPDDGSDDLFMSPAQMRLVFDGDRALARVSGLDRRGRREGVIVEVVSRAHETIVGRYFEEGGIGFVVADNPKIQQEVLVTPGRNANAQIGQFVEVKITHWPTPRFQPQGDIVEVVGNYMAPGMEIDVALRTYDIPHVWPEAVLKEAAKLKPEVEEKDKEKRVDLRHLPFVTIDGEDARDFDDAVYCEAKPGKLRLFSGGWKLYVAIADVSSYVKIGSALDNEAQVRGNSVYFPERVVPMLPEQLSNGLCSLNPHVDRLAMVCEMTISKSGEMTDYCFYEAVIHSHARLTYNKVSAMLETPKVTEARQLRGEYNDVLPHLKQLYALYKVLLAARHVRGAIDFETQETRIIFGTERKIAEIRPTTRNDAHKLIEECMLAANVATAEFLKKHEIPALYRVHDGPPPERLEKLRAFLGELGLSLHKGKDGPSPKDYQALLASIKDRPDFHLIQTVMLRSLSQAVYSADNQGHFGLNYEAYTHFTSPIRRYPDLLTHRAIRSVIHSKQDTPHVRRAGAMTIPKARIYPYDEAALEQLGEQCSMSERRADEATRDVVNWLKCEFMKDRVGESFPGVITAVTGFGLFVELTDIYVEGLVHVTALPGDYYHFDPVHHRLAGERTGRSFRLGDTVEVRVMRVDLDERKIDFEMAEKTISAPIGRKKRGAETAAPAAKEKAEAAPAKTAGRRPAKEKAAEAYRPSDAVAKNAELRKSREMKKALLSDAKNGGKAAPGGKTGRSAPEKASGGKPAKPSKHRKGPPKAGAAPAKSGGARKPKAKS, encoded by the coding sequence ATGGCCGATTGGCAGTCCCTCGATCCCGAGGCCGCTCGTGAAGCGGAAAAATATGAAAACCCTATTCCTAGCCGCGAACTGATCCTGGCGCATCTCGCCGATCGGGGTTCGCCTGCTGCCCGTGAGCAACTGGTTGAAGAATTTGGTCTGACCACAGAAGACCAGATTGAAGCCCTGCGCCGCCGCCTGCGCGCCATGGAGCGCGACGCTCAACTGATCTACACCCGTCGTGGCACGTATGCGCCGGTCGACAAGCTCGACCTGATCCTCGGTCGCATCAGCGGCCACCGTGACGGTTTCGGCTTCCTGGTGCCGGACGACGGCAGCGATGACCTGTTCATGAGCCCGGCGCAAATGCGCCTGGTGTTCGACGGTGACCGTGCGCTTGCCCGTGTTTCCGGTCTCGACCGTCGCGGTCGTCGCGAAGGTGTGATCGTCGAAGTCGTGTCGCGTGCACACGAAACCATCGTCGGTCGCTACTTTGAAGAAGGCGGCATCGGTTTTGTCGTCGCTGACAACCCGAAGATCCAGCAAGAAGTGCTGGTCACCCCGGGCCGCAATGCCAACGCGCAGATCGGTCAGTTCGTCGAAGTGAAAATCACCCACTGGCCGACGCCACGTTTCCAACCGCAAGGCGATATCGTCGAAGTGGTCGGCAACTACATGGCACCGGGCATGGAAATCGATGTTGCCCTGCGCACCTACGACATTCCGCACGTTTGGCCTGAAGCCGTGCTGAAAGAAGCGGCCAAGCTCAAGCCGGAAGTCGAAGAGAAAGACAAAGAGAAGCGCGTCGACCTGCGCCATCTGCCGTTCGTCACCATTGACGGCGAAGATGCTCGCGACTTCGACGATGCTGTTTATTGCGAAGCCAAACCGGGCAAGCTGCGCCTGTTCTCCGGCGGCTGGAAGTTGTACGTGGCGATTGCCGACGTTTCCAGCTACGTGAAGATCGGCTCGGCGCTGGACAACGAAGCGCAAGTGCGCGGTAACTCGGTGTACTTCCCCGAGCGTGTTGTGCCGATGCTGCCTGAGCAACTGTCCAACGGCCTGTGCTCGCTGAACCCGCACGTCGATCGTCTGGCCATGGTTTGCGAGATGACCATCTCCAAGTCCGGCGAAATGACCGACTACTGCTTCTATGAAGCGGTGATCCATTCCCACGCTCGTCTGACTTACAACAAAGTCAGCGCGATGCTGGAAACGCCTAAAGTCACCGAGGCGCGTCAGCTTCGCGGTGAGTACAACGACGTTCTGCCGCACCTCAAACAGCTTTATGCGCTGTACAAGGTGCTGCTGGCTGCTCGTCACGTACGTGGCGCGATCGATTTCGAAACGCAGGAAACCCGAATCATCTTCGGTACCGAGCGCAAGATTGCCGAAATCCGTCCGACCACCCGTAACGACGCGCACAAGCTGATCGAAGAATGCATGCTGGCGGCCAACGTCGCTACCGCTGAATTCCTCAAGAAGCACGAAATTCCCGCGCTGTATCGCGTCCACGATGGCCCGCCGCCGGAGCGTCTGGAAAAACTCCGCGCCTTCCTTGGTGAACTCGGCCTGTCCCTGCATAAAGGCAAGGACGGCCCGTCGCCGAAGGACTACCAGGCATTGCTGGCGAGCATCAAGGATCGTCCGGATTTCCACCTGATCCAGACCGTGATGCTGCGTTCGCTGAGCCAGGCGGTGTATAGCGCCGACAATCAGGGCCACTTCGGCCTGAATTACGAAGCCTATACCCACTTCACTTCGCCGATCCGTCGTTACCCGGACCTGCTCACGCACCGCGCAATCCGCAGCGTGATCCATTCGAAACAGGACACCCCGCACGTTCGTCGTGCCGGGGCGATGACCATTCCGAAGGCGCGTATCTATCCGTACGACGAAGCGGCGCTGGAGCAACTCGGCGAGCAGTGCTCGATGAGCGAGCGCCGTGCCGACGAAGCGACCCGCGACGTGGTGAACTGGCTCAAGTGTGAGTTCATGAAGGATCGCGTGGGCGAATCGTTCCCGGGTGTGATCACCGCCGTGACCGGTTTTGGCCTGTTCGTCGAGCTGACCGATATCTACGTCGAAGGCCTGGTGCATGTCACCGCGCTGCCGGGTGACTACTACCACTTCGATCCTGTGCATCACCGCTTGGCGGGCGAGCGCACCGGTCGCAGCTTCCGCCTTGGCGATACCGTTGAAGTGCGCGTGATGCGCGTTGACCTCGACGAGCGCAAGATCGACTTCGAGATGGCTGAAAAAACCATCAGCGCGCCGATCGGTCGCAAAAAACGCGGCGCTGAAACTGCCGCGCCAGCCGCCAAGGAAAAAGCCGAAGCGGCGCCAGCGAAAACTGCTGGTCGCCGTCCGGCCAAGGAAAAGGCTGCCGAAGCCTATCGCCCAAGCGACGCCGTGGCGAAAAACGCCGAACTGCGCAAAAGCCGTGAAATGAAGAAAGCTCTGCTTTCCGACGCCAAAAACGGTGGTAAAGCGGCGCCTGGGGGAAAGACCGGGCGGTCGGCGCCTGAAAAGGCCTCCGGCGGCAAGCCAGCGAAACCGAGCAAACACCGTAAAGGCCCGCCAAAAGCGGGTGCTGCTCCAGCCAAAAGTGGCGGGGCGCGTAAACCGAAGGCGAAGTCATGA
- a CDS encoding extracellular solute-binding protein, whose amino-acid sequence MTFRNTLRRGLTFTLLGLALATPLTQAADAVSLTLYNGQHKEVGDAIAKAFEAKTGIHVNVRKGSSNQLASQVIEEGGRSPADVIYTEESPPLNNLGELGLLAKTDDATLAVLPEKYVAGNGTWIGVTARVRVVAYNPKLVDEKDLPKSVMEFSDPKWQGKVGFVPTSGAFQEQAVAIIKMHGRDAAEEWLTGLRAFGKTYSNNMVALKAVENGEVATVLVNNYYWFALQREKGKLDSKLHYFSGGDVGGLITVSSAAVLKSSKHPKEAQQFLAYMASEEGQRVITQTTAEYPLHKGMESDRGLKPFSALEAPNVTPADLGNAEEALELEREVGLN is encoded by the coding sequence ATGACGTTTCGAAATACCCTGCGCCGAGGCCTGACCTTCACCCTCCTCGGCCTGGCGCTCGCCACTCCCCTCACCCAGGCTGCCGATGCGGTTTCCCTGACTCTCTACAACGGCCAGCACAAGGAAGTCGGCGACGCGATCGCCAAAGCCTTTGAAGCCAAGACCGGCATTCACGTCAATGTCCGCAAAGGCAGCAGCAATCAGCTCGCCAGCCAGGTCATCGAAGAAGGCGGGCGCTCCCCCGCCGACGTGATCTACACCGAAGAATCGCCGCCGCTGAACAACCTTGGCGAACTGGGCCTGCTGGCCAAAACCGATGACGCCACCCTGGCGGTTTTGCCGGAAAAATACGTCGCCGGTAACGGCACCTGGATCGGCGTGACGGCGCGCGTTCGCGTGGTCGCCTATAATCCGAAACTGGTCGACGAAAAAGACCTGCCAAAATCGGTGATGGAATTTTCCGACCCGAAATGGCAAGGCAAAGTCGGCTTCGTACCGACCAGCGGCGCCTTTCAGGAACAAGCCGTGGCGATCATTAAAATGCACGGTCGCGACGCCGCCGAAGAATGGCTGACCGGCCTGCGCGCATTCGGCAAGACCTACAGCAACAACATGGTCGCCCTCAAAGCTGTGGAAAACGGCGAAGTCGCCACCGTGCTGGTGAACAACTACTACTGGTTCGCCCTGCAACGCGAGAAAGGCAAACTCGACTCCAAGCTGCACTACTTCAGCGGCGGCGACGTCGGCGGCTTGATCACCGTGTCCAGCGCGGCCGTGCTGAAATCCAGCAAGCATCCAAAAGAAGCCCAGCAATTCCTCGCCTACATGGCCAGCGAAGAAGGCCAGCGCGTAATCACCCAGACCACCGCCGAATACCCGCTGCACAAAGGCATGGAATCGGATCGCGGGCTCAAGCCGTTCAGCGCGCTGGAAGCGCCGAACGTAACACCGGCCGATCTGGGCAATGCCGAAGAAGCGCTGGAGCTGGAACGTGAAGTTGGCTTGAACTGA
- a CDS encoding ABC transporter permease: protein MTASLSAPAARGGYVPKRKRPSIWLVLPVLLLVVMSLLPLAYVGLKAWQAGWAEALHLLWRPYVFGLLRNTLALMVGVTLTCGVIGLSLAWLLERSNLPGRRLWGVILCLPFAVPAFVSSFTWVSLSAQFEGLGGAILVMSLSKYPLIFLPVAATLRNLDPSLEESARTLGQNRWGVFFRVTLPLLWPSLLAGSLLIALHMLVEFGALSIIGLQTFTTAIYQQFELEFSNANAAMLSAVLLALCLLLLWLELRVRGKGRHVRTGQGAARQAEQVRLGPWATVGQLYCLILAIVGSGIPLGMLAYWLAVGSSAAFPVAAITEALLSSLALSLGGAALCLVLAVPVGLLVVRYKGQLAIWAERLPYLLHALPGLVIALTLVYFALHYVPALYQTSGLLLIAYALLFLPLAQAPIRTALNKAAPQLEEAARTLGASSFTAFCRVTLPIIFPALGAAFALVFLDAMKELTATLLLSPTGLNTLATEVWAHTANVEFAAAAPYAALLILVSGLPVYLLTTRMYLSR from the coding sequence ATGACCGCATCGTTATCCGCCCCCGCCGCGCGCGGGGGTTATGTGCCAAAGCGCAAGCGGCCATCGATCTGGCTGGTACTGCCGGTGTTGCTGCTGGTGGTCATGAGCCTGTTGCCGCTGGCGTACGTCGGACTCAAAGCCTGGCAGGCCGGCTGGGCCGAGGCACTGCATTTGTTGTGGCGCCCGTATGTGTTCGGACTGCTGCGCAACACTTTGGCATTGATGGTCGGCGTGACGCTCACTTGCGGCGTGATCGGCCTGTCGCTGGCCTGGCTGCTGGAACGCAGCAATCTGCCGGGCCGACGCTTGTGGGGCGTGATCCTCTGCCTGCCGTTCGCGGTGCCGGCGTTTGTCAGCAGTTTCACCTGGGTATCGCTGAGCGCGCAGTTCGAAGGGCTTGGCGGCGCGATTCTGGTGATGAGCCTGTCGAAATATCCGCTGATCTTTCTGCCAGTGGCGGCCACCCTGCGTAATCTTGATCCGTCCCTTGAAGAGTCGGCGCGCACGCTGGGGCAGAATCGTTGGGGGGTGTTTTTTCGCGTCACCCTGCCGCTGCTCTGGCCGTCGCTCTTGGCCGGCTCGCTGCTGATTGCCTTGCACATGCTGGTGGAGTTCGGCGCGTTGTCGATCATCGGCCTGCAAACTTTCACAACTGCCATCTACCAACAATTCGAACTGGAATTCAGTAACGCCAACGCGGCGATGCTTTCGGCCGTTTTGCTGGCGTTGTGTCTGCTGTTGTTGTGGCTGGAATTACGCGTGCGCGGCAAGGGTCGACATGTGCGCACCGGTCAAGGCGCAGCGCGTCAGGCCGAGCAAGTTCGACTGGGGCCATGGGCCACGGTCGGTCAGTTGTATTGCCTGATACTGGCGATTGTTGGCAGCGGGATTCCGCTGGGGATGCTGGCGTACTGGCTAGCGGTCGGCTCATCGGCGGCATTCCCGGTGGCGGCGATCACTGAGGCTTTGCTGTCGTCGCTGGCGTTGTCGCTCGGCGGCGCCGCGTTGTGCCTGGTACTGGCGGTGCCGGTCGGGTTGTTGGTGGTGCGTTACAAAGGCCAACTGGCGATCTGGGCCGAACGCCTGCCTTATCTGCTGCATGCGCTGCCAGGGTTGGTGATTGCGCTGACGCTGGTGTATTTCGCCCTGCATTACGTGCCGGCGCTGTACCAGACGTCGGGATTGCTGCTGATCGCTTATGCGCTGCTGTTTCTGCCGCTGGCACAGGCGCCGATCCGCACGGCCCTGAACAAGGCTGCGCCGCAACTTGAAGAGGCTGCACGCACGCTGGGCGCTTCGTCGTTCACGGCGTTTTGCCGGGTGACGCTGCCGATCATCTTCCCGGCATTGGGCGCCGCGTTTGCGCTGGTGTTTCTCGATGCAATGAAGGAATTGACGGCGACGTTGCTATTGAGCCCGACCGGGCTGAATACGCTGGCGACCGAAGTGTGGGCGCATACCGCGAATGTCGAGTTTGCGGCGGCGGCGCCTTATGCGGCGTTGTTGATATTGGTGTCCGGCTTGCCTGTATATCTGCTGACGACCCGGATGTATCTGAGCCGCTGA
- a CDS encoding methyl-accepting chemotaxis protein, which yields MSAVLSLLQSRLLRPVFVTLGIALLVQVLVAVALTRSTVTALEADLAVRLGADSQKLSGELEQAGREVTSSLDNLSSSTRQRLTAGLSTRLKDEQVQLRATLEKDLKDSANDMAQLLASVAPRAMWDSDVPTLSEFARRAQRNPNVLFVVYDDATGQHLTRYLNRENPINKALLEKGQGERALDKVLDAAKHDPSVYYLEASINPNGVEIGKVLMGVSTASVDTDLAALDKRFSALIASSDQLVGASLQGAAADSAKAMQARLQSAQATAVEMKSNTANTVQEAAATLRWRIGMGLALVGCGVLLLLAVVLGHRVVNRLKMLNAAMDDLAAGEGDLTKRVQINSKDEIGDMASAVNRFVDKLQPIVREAGDVAQRTGVEIGAMTLRNAGADAAAGMQRDEVAESLRALSQMADEAQSESHAMQAALKQVVDIRQATDENTRTSAKVGNLIEALAGQVDTGAKVIERLAQQSEQIEVVLTVIHGIAEQTNLLALNAAIEAARAGETGRGFAVVADEVRALASKTQSSTGDIQAHIVALQQGAREAVEAIGQAGRQASEGLLVLRDSARLQQSVQVSVEQVHAAIGLATQAAAHQAQGAQAVRGRVETIHAQAEKAAQAVVETTASGKVLDGLAAQLKASLGQFRA from the coding sequence GTGTCGGCCGTTCTCTCACTGTTACAAAGCCGTTTGTTGCGCCCGGTATTCGTTACCCTTGGTATCGCCCTTTTGGTGCAAGTGCTGGTCGCCGTCGCCCTGACGCGGAGCACTGTCACTGCGCTGGAAGCTGATTTGGCCGTGCGCCTCGGTGCCGACAGTCAGAAACTCTCCGGCGAACTGGAGCAGGCCGGACGCGAAGTCACGTCGAGCCTGGACAACCTCTCGAGCAGTACCCGTCAGCGTCTGACTGCGGGTTTATCCACGCGTCTGAAGGACGAGCAGGTACAACTGCGTGCGACCCTGGAAAAGGACCTGAAAGATTCGGCCAATGACATGGCCCAATTACTCGCTTCCGTCGCCCCGCGCGCGATGTGGGACAGTGACGTACCGACCCTGTCCGAGTTCGCCCGGCGCGCCCAGCGCAATCCCAACGTGCTGTTCGTGGTGTATGACGACGCCACCGGTCAGCACCTGACCCGTTATCTCAACCGCGAAAACCCGATCAACAAGGCCTTGCTGGAAAAAGGTCAGGGCGAGCGTGCGCTGGATAAAGTGCTGGATGCGGCGAAACACGATCCGTCGGTCTACTACCTCGAAGCCTCGATCAATCCCAATGGTGTGGAAATCGGCAAGGTGCTGATGGGGGTTTCCACGGCCTCGGTGGACACCGATCTGGCGGCGCTGGATAAACGCTTCTCGGCGTTGATCGCCAGCAGCGATCAACTGGTCGGCGCGAGCCTGCAAGGGGCGGCGGCGGACAGCGCCAAAGCAATGCAGGCGCGCCTGCAGTCGGCGCAAGCCACCGCGGTCGAGATGAAATCCAACACCGCCAATACCGTTCAGGAGGCCGCCGCGACCCTGCGCTGGCGAATCGGTATGGGCCTGGCGCTGGTGGGTTGCGGCGTGTTGCTGTTACTGGCCGTGGTGCTCGGCCATCGCGTGGTCAATCGCTTGAAAATGCTCAACGCGGCCATGGACGATCTGGCGGCGGGCGAGGGCGATCTGACCAAGCGTGTACAGATCAACAGCAAAGACGAAATCGGTGACATGGCTTCGGCGGTCAATCGCTTTGTAGATAAGTTGCAGCCGATCGTGCGCGAGGCGGGCGATGTTGCGCAGCGAACCGGTGTCGAGATTGGCGCAATGACCTTGCGCAATGCTGGCGCCGATGCGGCCGCCGGCATGCAGCGTGATGAAGTGGCGGAAAGTCTGCGCGCACTGTCGCAAATGGCCGATGAGGCGCAGTCGGAAAGCCACGCGATGCAGGCGGCGCTGAAGCAGGTGGTGGATATCCGTCAGGCCACTGACGAAAACACCCGCACCTCGGCCAAAGTTGGCAATTTGATCGAAGCGCTGGCCGGGCAGGTCGATACCGGAGCCAAGGTGATCGAGCGTCTGGCGCAGCAGAGTGAACAGATTGAAGTGGTGCTGACGGTGATTCACGGGATTGCCGAGCAGACCAACTTGCTCGCCTTGAACGCGGCGATCGAGGCGGCGCGTGCCGGTGAAACCGGGCGGGGTTTTGCGGTGGTGGCCGACGAAGTCCGGGCGCTGGCGAGCAAGACACAAAGCTCCACCGGCGATATTCAGGCGCACATCGTCGCGTTGCAGCAGGGCGCGCGTGAAGCGGTCGAGGCGATTGGTCAGGCCGGGCGTCAGGCCAGCGAAGGTTTGCTGGTGTTGCGCGACAGTGCGCGGTTGCAGCAGTCGGTGCAGGTGTCGGTCGAGCAGGTGCATGCAGCGATTGGTCTGGCAACGCAAGCGGCGGCGCATCAGGCGCAGGGTGCACAGGCTGTGCGCGGGCGGGTCGAGACCATTCATGCACAGGCCGAGAAAGCCGCGCAGGCGGTGGTGGAGACCACGGCGAGCGGCAAGGTGCTGGATGGTCTGGCGGCGCAGCTGAAGGCGAGCTTGGGGCAGTTCAGGGCTTGA
- a CDS encoding adenylosuccinate synthase: protein MGKNVVVLGTQWGDEGKGKIVDLLTEHAAAVVRYQGGHNAGHTLVIDGEKTVLHLIPSGVLREGVQCLIGNGVVVAPDALLREITKLEEKGVPVRERLRISPSCPLILSFHVALDQAREKARGELKIGTTGRGIGPAYEDKVARRGLRVGDLLNMPRFEDKLRELVDYHNFMLVGYYKEPAIEFEKTLAECKEYAELLKPLMLDVTAELHDLRRAGKDIMFEGAQGSLLDIDHGTYPYVTSSNTTAGGVATGSGVGPMFLDYILGITKAYTTRVGSGPFPTELFDEVGAHLAKQGHEFGATTGRARRCGWFDAVILRRAIDVNSISGICLTKLDVLDGLETINICVGYKDAQGNAVAPTDADSYVGLQPVYEEVPGWTESTVGAKTLEELPANARAYIKRVEELIGAPIDIISTGPDRNETIVLRHPFA, encoded by the coding sequence ATGGGTAAGAATGTCGTAGTCCTGGGCACCCAATGGGGTGATGAGGGCAAAGGCAAGATCGTTGATCTGCTGACCGAACATGCTGCCGCCGTAGTGCGCTACCAGGGTGGCCACAACGCGGGTCACACGCTGGTGATCGACGGCGAAAAAACCGTCTTGCACCTGATCCCGTCGGGCGTGCTGCGCGAAGGCGTGCAGTGCCTGATCGGCAACGGCGTGGTGGTTGCACCTGACGCCCTGCTGCGCGAGATCACCAAGCTGGAAGAGAAAGGCGTACCGGTGCGTGAGCGCCTGCGTATCAGCCCGTCCTGCCCGCTGATCCTGTCCTTCCACGTGGCGCTGGACCAGGCCCGTGAAAAGGCCCGTGGCGAGTTGAAGATCGGCACCACCGGTCGCGGCATCGGCCCGGCTTACGAAGACAAGGTTGCACGTCGTGGACTGCGTGTTGGCGATCTGCTGAACATGCCGCGCTTCGAAGACAAGCTGCGTGAACTGGTGGATTACCACAACTTCATGCTGGTCGGTTACTACAAAGAGCCGGCTATCGAGTTCGAAAAAACCCTCGCCGAGTGCAAGGAATACGCTGAGCTGCTGAAGCCGCTGATGCTCGACGTCACCGCTGAGCTGCACGACCTGCGTCGCGCCGGCAAAGACATCATGTTCGAAGGCGCCCAGGGTTCGTTGCTCGACATCGACCACGGCACCTACCCGTACGTGACCAGCTCCAACACCACCGCAGGTGGCGTGGCGACCGGTTCGGGCGTTGGCCCGATGTTCCTCGATTACATCCTGGGCATCACCAAGGCTTACACCACTCGCGTCGGTTCCGGTCCATTCCCGACTGAGCTGTTCGACGAAGTTGGTGCACACCTGGCCAAGCAAGGTCACGAGTTCGGCGCTACCACCGGCCGTGCCCGTCGTTGCGGCTGGTTCGACGCCGTTATCCTGCGTCGCGCGATCGATGTGAACAGCATCTCGGGCATCTGCCTGACCAAGCTGGACGTCCTCGACGGCCTGGAAACCATCAACATCTGCGTCGGTTACAAAGACGCGCAAGGCAATGCCGTTGCCCCGACCGACGCTGACAGCTACGTAGGCCTGCAGCCTGTGTACGAAGAAGTGCCGGGCTGGACCGAATCGACCGTGGGCGCCAAGACCCTGGAAGAGCTGCCAGCCAACGCTCGTGCCTACATCAAGCGCGTTGAAGAGTTGATCGGCGCGCCGATCGACATTATTTCGACGGGCCCGGACCGCAACGAAACCATCGTTCTGCGTCATCCGTTTGCTTGA